A single Parabacteroides timonensis DNA region contains:
- a CDS encoding conjugal transfer protein TraD — protein METLLVCLLVGYGVWLAAYLCWEKREAGKSPSGTSALPTERPQEPMDIVGKSTFRMPKTPNTAIPTPHAATESESEKPMENAPTFAPETANSPSARIPDEKLDEAFEHLEIPDVPLEYEDDDYPEDEEEMPLAAGRQGYASGASFEEIAEAVKTAGNASASDAERRLAGQVFGQIGGTELFDRLVSGSADIGEKISGLMDYYLSPPPAVAAQPQTIAEMPDGFAGFDIRDFV, from the coding sequence ATGGAAACGCTGTTAGTATGCCTTCTTGTCGGCTACGGGGTATGGCTGGCCGCCTACCTCTGCTGGGAGAAACGCGAGGCGGGAAAGTCCCCGTCGGGTACGTCCGCGCTCCCGACGGAAAGGCCGCAGGAGCCGATGGACATTGTAGGCAAAAGCACCTTTCGGATGCCGAAAACGCCAAACACTGCCATTCCGACGCCACACGCTGCCACGGAATCGGAAAGTGAAAAACCGATGGAAAATGCGCCTACATTTGCCCCCGAAACCGCAAACAGCCCCTCGGCACGCATTCCCGACGAGAAGCTGGACGAGGCTTTCGAGCATCTGGAAATTCCCGACGTTCCGCTCGAATACGAGGACGACGACTATCCGGAGGACGAGGAGGAAATGCCGCTGGCCGCAGGCCGTCAGGGATACGCTTCGGGTGCGAGCTTCGAGGAGATTGCCGAAGCGGTGAAGACCGCAGGCAACGCCTCGGCCTCGGATGCCGAACGCAGGCTGGCGGGACAGGTTTTCGGCCAGATTGGAGGTACGGAGCTTTTCGACCGATTGGTCAGCGGCTCCGCCGACATCGGGGAGAAAATTTCGGGGTTGATGGACTACTATTTAAGTCCGCCGCCTGCTGTGGCAGCCCAGCCCCAAACCATAGCCGAAATGCCGGACGGCTTTGCAGGCTTCGACATTCGGGATTTTGTATAA
- a CDS encoding DUF3408 domain-containing protein: protein MAKKTNIEGIDENFIINSFRQDDLTIPPAARATESSTDAETAVPEPMPPEEQREEPRRRKNRSKEQDYGALFLKEATIPARMGKTVYIRKEYHERIQLILRVIGKDEVSLFSYIDNVLAHHFSSFQSEITELYNEHNQSIF from the coding sequence ATGGCGAAAAAAACGAATATCGAAGGGATAGATGAGAATTTCATCATCAACTCGTTCCGGCAGGACGACCTGACAATCCCGCCCGCAGCACGGGCGACGGAAAGCTCGACCGACGCGGAAACGGCAGTTCCCGAACCCATGCCGCCGGAAGAGCAGCGGGAGGAGCCTCGCCGCCGAAAAAACAGAAGTAAAGAGCAGGATTACGGGGCGCTCTTTCTCAAAGAAGCGACTATACCTGCAAGGATGGGCAAGACAGTTTATATCCGCAAAGAGTATCACGAACGCATACAGCTTATTTTGCGGGTAATCGGCAAGGACGAAGTGTCGCTATTTAGCTACATCGACAACGTGCTGGCGCATCATTTCTCCTCTTTTCAGAGTGAGATAACAGAATTGTATAATGAACATAACCAATCTATCTTTTGA
- a CDS encoding ParA family protein codes for MNEPIYVAFSTQKGGAGKTTLTVLVASYLHYVKGYNVAVVDCDFPQYSIHDMRKRDMDMTMKDDHYKALAYEQFKRLDKKAYPVLCSKPDDAPDAAARLTDSGAPLDFVFFDLPGTINNPSVVKTIASMDYIFCPIAADRVVMTSSMQFAAVINEHMISTGKTNIKGLYLVWNMVDGREKTELYAAYEKICAELALPILQTYLPDSKRFRKEAATERKAVFRSTLFPADKTLVRGSNLNALVDEILKIIKR; via the coding sequence ATGAACGAACCAATTTATGTAGCTTTCTCCACGCAGAAAGGAGGAGCCGGAAAAACAACGCTCACGGTGCTGGTCGCAAGCTACCTGCACTATGTCAAAGGTTACAACGTGGCAGTTGTCGATTGCGACTTTCCGCAGTACAGCATCCACGATATGCGTAAGCGCGATATGGATATGACGATGAAAGACGACCATTACAAAGCGCTGGCCTACGAGCAATTCAAGCGTCTCGACAAGAAAGCCTATCCGGTGCTGTGCAGCAAACCGGACGATGCACCGGATGCCGCAGCACGGCTTACCGATTCGGGAGCGCCTCTGGATTTCGTTTTTTTCGACCTGCCGGGAACGATCAACAATCCGAGTGTGGTAAAGACCATCGCCTCGATGGACTATATCTTCTGTCCCATCGCTGCTGACCGTGTTGTTATGACAAGCTCCATGCAGTTCGCCGCCGTTATCAACGAACACATGATAAGCACGGGGAAAACCAATATCAAAGGGTTGTATCTGGTGTGGAACATGGTGGACGGACGGGAGAAAACGGAGCTTTACGCTGCCTACGAGAAAATCTGTGCGGAGCTGGCACTTCCGATCCTGCAAACTTACCTGCCGGACAGCAAGCGGTTTCGCAAGGAGGCCGCCACGGAACGCAAGGCGGTATTCCGCTCGACGCTCTTTCCGGCGGATAAAACTCTCGTGCGGGGCAGTAACCTCAATGCGCTTGTCGATGAAATTCTGAAAATCATAAAGCGATAG
- the mobA gene encoding conjugal transfer protein MobA, whose product MKSKTGNVGGKPPKPDKAAHPVMVRFTDEEYARFLALYEQSGVYAKAVFIKARVFGAEFRVLKVDKTLVDYYTKLSSLHAQYRAVGVNYNQTVKELKSRFSEKKAMALLYKLEKMTVELADLSRQILALTHEFQQQWLPKLT is encoded by the coding sequence ATGAAAAGTAAGACAGGAAATGTCGGGGGCAAACCGCCCAAACCCGACAAAGCCGCGCACCCGGTCATGGTGCGCTTCACGGACGAGGAATACGCCCGTTTTCTCGCCTTGTACGAGCAGTCGGGCGTGTATGCGAAAGCGGTTTTTATCAAAGCCCGCGTCTTCGGCGCGGAGTTTCGCGTGCTGAAAGTCGATAAAACGCTCGTCGATTATTACACGAAACTATCCTCCCTGCACGCCCAATACCGTGCCGTCGGGGTGAATTACAACCAGACCGTAAAGGAATTGAAAAGCCGCTTTTCAGAGAAAAAAGCGATGGCGCTGCTTTACAAATTGGAAAAAATGACGGTGGAACTTGCCGATTTAAGCCGCCAAATTCTCGCCTTAACCCACGAATTTCAGCAGCAATGGTTGCCAAAATTAACGTAG
- the mobB gene encoding conjugal transfer protein MobB, translating to MVAKINVGSSLIGALAYNGEKVNEGQGRLLATNKIFDEGTGKLDIRQAAQDFARYLPELVRTAKPVVHISLNPHPDDRLTDAELTTIAEEYLARLGYANQPYAIFKHEDIDRHHLHIVTLCVDEKGKKIGDSFLHRRSKNITRALEQQYGLHPAERKRQTQHEPLRRVDAAAGDVKKQIGNVLKGISGRYRFQSLGEYRALLSLYHVTVEECRGEVLGREYHGFVYSALDTQGEKVGTPIKASRFGKRYGFEAFERWCAVSKEQMKERKIGDMTKGTALAVLRRTKDRTEFVAALKAKGVDVILRETDTGRIYGATFIDHRTGCVVNGSRMGKELSANALQEHFAPPAPGIPLPIDLPQPSAETTDKLPQSAGHEELPDALGLFAVDTGGADAEEQAFMREMQRRNKKKKKQRKI from the coding sequence ATGGTTGCCAAAATTAACGTAGGAAGCTCCCTTATCGGGGCGTTGGCATACAACGGCGAAAAGGTGAACGAGGGACAGGGACGACTGCTGGCGACCAACAAAATCTTCGACGAGGGGACGGGCAAGCTCGACATCCGGCAGGCGGCGCAGGATTTTGCCCGTTACCTTCCGGAGCTGGTGCGCACGGCAAAGCCCGTCGTGCATATCTCCCTGAACCCGCATCCCGACGACCGCCTCACCGATGCGGAGTTGACGACCATCGCCGAGGAGTACCTCGCCCGGCTCGGTTACGCCAACCAGCCCTATGCCATATTCAAGCACGAGGACATCGACCGCCACCACCTGCACATCGTAACGCTATGCGTGGACGAAAAGGGGAAGAAGATCGGCGACAGCTTCCTGCACCGCCGCAGCAAGAATATCACCCGCGCGTTGGAACAGCAGTACGGTCTGCACCCCGCCGAACGCAAGCGGCAGACGCAGCACGAACCCCTGCGCCGCGTGGATGCAGCAGCGGGCGACGTGAAGAAGCAGATCGGAAACGTACTGAAAGGCATATCCGGCAGGTATCGGTTTCAGTCGCTCGGCGAATACCGCGCTCTGCTCTCCCTTTACCATGTAACCGTTGAGGAGTGCCGGGGCGAGGTGCTGGGACGTGAATATCACGGTTTCGTGTACTCCGCACTCGACACGCAGGGCGAGAAGGTCGGCACGCCGATTAAAGCCTCCCGCTTCGGCAAGCGGTACGGCTTCGAGGCGTTCGAGCGGTGGTGCGCCGTAAGCAAGGAGCAGATGAAGGAGCGGAAGATCGGCGACATGACAAAGGGGACGGCACTCGCCGTCCTGCGCCGCACGAAAGACCGAACAGAGTTTGTCGCGGCACTCAAAGCCAAAGGCGTGGACGTCATCCTGCGTGAAACCGACACGGGGCGCATATACGGCGCTACATTCATCGACCATCGCACGGGCTGCGTCGTGAACGGCTCGCGCATGGGCAAGGAGCTTTCCGCAAACGCCTTGCAGGAACATTTCGCACCTCCCGCTCCGGGTATTCCTCTGCCTATCGACTTGCCGCAACCCTCGGCAGAAACGACGGACAAGCTCCCGCAGTCCGCAGGCCATGAAGAGCTGCCGGACGCATTGGGGCTGTTCGCGGTGGATACGGGCGGAGCGGATGCCGAAGAGCAGGCATTCATGCGCGAGATGCAGCGACGAAATAAGAAAAAGAAAAAACAACGTAAAATCTAA
- the mobC gene encoding conjugal transfer protein MobC: protein MMQQEDDLRALAKIMDFLRAVSILLVVMNIYWYCYEAILAWGVNIGVVDKILMNFNRTAHLFHSILYTKLFAVVLLALSCLGTTGIKDEKITWPRIGTALTAGFVLFFLNWWLLDLPLPLLATTLLYIATMAAGYVCLLMGGLWVSRLLKNNLMDDPFNNENESFQQETRLLTNEYSVNLRTRFYYRKRWNDGWINILLPQRASIVLGTPGSGKSFAVVNSYIKQQIEKGYSMYIYDFKFPDLSTIAYNHLLNHLDGYKVKPKFYVINFDDPRRSHRCNPIHPDFMEDITDAYESAYTIMLNLNKTWVQKQGDFFVESPIILFAAIIWYLKIYQNGKYCTFPHAIEFLNRRYEDIFPILSSYPELENYLSPFMDAWLGGAAEQLQGQIASAKIPLSRMISPQLYWVMSDSEFTLDINNPQEPKILVVGNNPDRQNIYGAALGLYNSRIVKLVNKKGKLKSSIIIDELPTIYFKGLDNLIATARSNKVAVLLGFQDFSQLVRDYGDKEAKVVMNTVGNIFSGQVVGETAKTLSERFGKVLQKRQSISINRNDKSTSINTQMDSLIPPSKISGLTQGMFVGSVADTFDERIEQKIFHCEIVVDAEQVKREEKAYKPIPVITDFTDEEGNDRMKEQIQENYNRIKADVRQIVADELERIQNDPALAHLLQQK, encoded by the coding sequence ATTATGCAACAAGAAGATGACCTTCGGGCATTGGCGAAAATCATGGATTTTCTGCGTGCCGTAAGTATTTTATTAGTAGTAATGAATATCTATTGGTATTGCTACGAAGCAATACTCGCGTGGGGCGTGAACATCGGCGTGGTGGATAAAATTCTGATGAATTTTAACCGTACCGCCCACCTGTTCCACTCCATACTCTATACGAAACTCTTTGCCGTCGTGCTGCTCGCCCTCTCGTGCTTGGGAACGACGGGCATTAAGGACGAAAAAATTACGTGGCCGCGCATCGGCACGGCACTTACGGCGGGCTTCGTGCTGTTCTTCCTGAATTGGTGGCTGCTCGACCTGCCCCTGCCGCTCCTTGCCACGACGCTGCTCTACATCGCAACGATGGCGGCGGGTTATGTCTGCCTGCTGATGGGTGGCTTGTGGGTGAGCCGCCTTTTGAAGAACAACCTGATGGACGATCCGTTCAACAACGAGAACGAATCGTTCCAGCAGGAAACGCGCCTGCTCACGAACGAATATTCGGTGAACCTGCGCACACGCTTTTATTACCGCAAGCGGTGGAACGACGGCTGGATCAATATTCTTTTGCCGCAGCGTGCGTCCATCGTGTTGGGCACGCCCGGCAGCGGGAAAAGTTTCGCAGTGGTCAATTCCTACATCAAGCAGCAGATTGAAAAAGGGTACTCGATGTATATTTACGATTTCAAATTCCCCGATCTCTCAACGATTGCTTACAACCACCTGCTGAACCATCTGGACGGGTATAAGGTGAAGCCGAAATTCTATGTGATAAATTTTGACGACCCGCGCCGCTCGCATCGCTGCAACCCCATCCACCCCGACTTTATGGAGGATATTACGGACGCTTACGAGAGCGCCTATACCATCATGCTCAACCTCAATAAAACGTGGGTGCAGAAGCAGGGCGACTTCTTCGTAGAATCGCCTATAATTCTCTTTGCAGCAATCATTTGGTATCTCAAAATCTACCAGAACGGAAAGTATTGCACCTTCCCGCACGCCATCGAGTTTCTGAACCGCAGGTACGAGGATATTTTCCCGATTTTATCCTCTTATCCCGAACTCGAAAACTACCTCTCGCCCTTTATGGATGCGTGGCTCGGAGGTGCGGCGGAACAGTTGCAAGGCCAGATCGCGTCGGCCAAAATCCCGCTCTCGCGCATGATTTCGCCCCAGCTTTACTGGGTGATGTCGGACAGCGAATTTACGCTCGATATAAACAACCCGCAGGAGCCGAAAATCTTGGTCGTGGGCAACAATCCCGACCGTCAGAACATTTACGGCGCGGCGCTCGGTCTGTACAATTCGCGTATCGTGAAACTCGTCAATAAGAAAGGAAAACTCAAATCCTCCATTATCATCGACGAGCTGCCGACCATCTATTTCAAGGGTTTGGATAACCTGATAGCGACAGCGCGAAGCAACAAGGTCGCCGTGCTGTTAGGCTTTCAGGACTTCTCGCAGTTAGTCCGCGATTACGGGGACAAGGAGGCCAAAGTCGTGATGAACACCGTCGGCAATATCTTCTCCGGTCAGGTGGTCGGCGAAACGGCCAAAACGCTCTCCGAGCGTTTCGGCAAGGTCTTGCAGAAGCGGCAGAGCATAAGCATCAACCGCAACGACAAGTCCACCTCCATCAACACGCAGATGGATTCGCTCATCCCGCCCTCGAAGATTTCGGGACTTACGCAGGGAATGTTCGTCGGCTCCGTAGCCGATACGTTCGACGAGCGTATCGAGCAGAAGATTTTTCACTGCGAGATTGTCGTGGACGCCGAGCAGGTGAAGCGCGAGGAAAAAGCCTACAAGCCCATTCCGGTCATTACGGACTTTACCGATGAAGAGGGCAACGACCGCATGAAGGAGCAGATACAGGAGAACTACAACCGCATCAAAGCCGACGTGCGGCAGATTGTCGCCGACGAGCTGGAGCGCATACAGAACGATCCGGCGCTGGCGCATCTGTTGCAGCAGAAATAG
- a CDS encoding RteC domain-containing protein, with the protein MDFLILTETEFFRLINNDAGCPDLQAAYNEFINEVLTFCFAASSDGRRLFPTLAYTEIELCCLHEKLSSAGDGQVYHVRKALSFIRRMLKHASTQVPPLSTPKTQSQTTPFRWTGSLVELIEIIYALDEMGSINDGRNDIKELAAFFGSLLGREIKDRHCYDAYLDMKRRKNESRTYFLDKLRERLNLRMQRDDVREQQRR; encoded by the coding sequence ATGGATTTCCTTATATTGACGGAAACCGAGTTTTTCCGACTGATAAATAACGATGCCGGATGCCCCGACCTGCAAGCGGCCTACAACGAGTTTATAAACGAGGTTCTCACCTTTTGCTTTGCTGCGTCCTCCGACGGACGGCGGCTGTTTCCAACGCTCGCCTACACGGAGATCGAGCTGTGCTGCCTGCATGAAAAACTGTCTTCGGCAGGCGACGGGCAGGTTTACCATGTCCGCAAAGCCCTGTCGTTTATCCGGCGGATGTTGAAACACGCTTCCACCCAAGTGCCACCACTATCCACCCCGAAAACCCAATCCCAAACAACCCCTTTCCGCTGGACGGGCAGCCTTGTCGAGCTGATTGAAATTATCTACGCCCTCGACGAGATGGGCAGCATCAACGACGGACGGAACGACATCAAAGAGCTGGCGGCTTTTTTCGGCTCGCTGCTCGGTCGGGAAATTAAAGACCGACATTGCTACGACGCCTATCTGGATATGAAGCGCCGCAAGAACGAGAGCCGGACGTACTTTCTCGACAAGCTGCGCGAACGCCTGAACCTGCGGATGCAGCGGGACGATGTGCGGGAGCAACAACGCCGATAG
- a CDS encoding sigma-54-dependent transcriptional regulator: protein MRKILIVEDDLVLCRVLRNWLERKRMQVECVSTLAAAHKALADTDADIILSDMRLPDGDGIGLLEWMNEQRCRIPFIVMTQHAEVPSAVRAMKLGAEDYLPKPFLPETLYTMLEGLLRRKEAARRRGQKIFRRESEAVRELVRRAELVAATDLSVLVRGENGTGKEHIARLIHTASPRADKPFVAVDCGAISRELAASEFFGHVKGAFTGATGNKTGVFHEAEGGTLFLDEIGNLPYEVQVLLLRALQERCYRPVGGKREMPCDVRIVAATNENIEKAIGEGRFREDLFHRLNEFSVAVPPLRECREDILPLAEFFLQRYAEELNRNITGFSAEARKRLQAYGWPGNVRELKNAVRSAVLLATKDTIGLDELYLTEAAAAKGFALREESEERERIVKALEAAKYNKALAAGLLQISRPTLYEKMKKYGIDMEK from the coding sequence ATGCGTAAAATCCTGATTGTCGAAGATGACCTCGTACTCTGCCGGGTGCTGCGGAATTGGCTGGAGCGGAAACGGATGCAGGTGGAGTGCGTTTCCACGCTTGCCGCCGCCCACAAAGCCCTTGCCGATACGGATGCCGACATAATCCTCTCGGATATGCGCCTGCCCGACGGCGACGGGATCGGACTGCTGGAGTGGATGAACGAACAGCGCTGCCGCATTCCCTTTATCGTCATGACGCAGCACGCCGAAGTGCCGTCCGCCGTGCGAGCCATGAAGCTGGGCGCGGAAGACTACCTGCCCAAGCCGTTCTTGCCCGAAACGCTCTATACCATGCTGGAGGGACTGCTGCGGCGCAAAGAGGCGGCACGCAGGCGAGGGCAAAAGATTTTCCGCCGCGAGAGCGAGGCCGTCCGCGAGCTTGTGCGCCGTGCGGAGCTGGTTGCCGCGACCGATCTTTCGGTGCTTGTCCGGGGCGAAAACGGTACGGGCAAGGAACACATCGCCCGACTGATCCACACGGCCAGCCCGCGTGCGGACAAACCGTTCGTGGCCGTCGATTGCGGGGCTATCTCCAGAGAGCTGGCGGCCTCGGAGTTCTTCGGGCACGTCAAAGGCGCATTCACGGGCGCGACGGGAAACAAAACGGGCGTATTCCACGAAGCGGAGGGCGGCACGCTCTTTCTGGACGAAATCGGCAACCTGCCCTACGAGGTGCAGGTGCTTCTGCTTCGGGCGTTGCAGGAACGCTGTTACCGTCCTGTGGGCGGCAAGCGGGAAATGCCGTGCGACGTGCGCATCGTCGCCGCGACGAACGAGAACATCGAAAAGGCAATCGGCGAGGGACGCTTCCGGGAGGATTTGTTTCACCGCCTGAATGAATTTTCGGTCGCGGTTCCGCCCCTGCGGGAATGCCGGGAGGATATTTTGCCGCTGGCCGAGTTCTTTCTGCAACGATACGCCGAAGAGCTGAACCGGAACATTACGGGTTTCAGTGCCGAGGCACGCAAGAGGCTGCAAGCCTACGGCTGGCCGGGGAACGTGCGGGAGCTGAAAAATGCCGTCCGCAGTGCCGTGCTGCTCGCCACAAAGGACACCATCGGTCTGGATGAGCTGTATCTGACGGAGGCCGCAGCCGCGAAAGGCTTTGCCCTGCGGGAAGAAAGCGAGGAGCGCGAGCGCATCGTCAAAGCGCTGGAGGCGGCCAAATACAACAAGGCATTGGCGGCGGGGCTGCTGCAAATCAGCCGTCCGACCTTGTATGAAAAGATGAAAAAATACGGGATAGATATGGAAAAATAG
- a CDS encoding ATP-binding response regulator: protein MNNPLLTIRIKIIAGYVSLVLLFLVVLYLAYREKDSMAVMDAQVERLLAQHRQTEAIAVEILDLSLLGEQLITWEDEEITRYRAQKDTVAVHLEQLKSQSQSNEQQERIDAVLSLLDVKEMHMLSMLESWHTLKRVSNTLIRERLPGLIRQTRRQQEQLQTAYEEELKKSGGLRGLFRNRKKAGNRSKERSEEILQQNEMQTTASLRSLASEIDRRQSAQTERLFALVDSLGDKNRYLNREISRLISEFSRTDLKLKEEATTACLLGRERIIRTISVLSMAAFAFAFLFYYLLHRDLRERLQNRRRLERTIRENEELLSARKNMMLTISHDLRAPLAAISGYAELLPDERHKENRRRYSDAILQSSERMLGLLNTLLGFYRLETGKEQPENKPFRLQPLADILTGEYAPLAAKKQLAFSTDYDGGDIVVTGDRERTLEIIANLLSNAVKFTAQGSVRLNMHYASDELTVTVEDTGAGMTEAETEAIFQPFERLDKSEVQGFGLGLSITLALVSLLNGTLEVASSPGKGSRFTVRLPLPLCKDTGDASQTPSALPCVRHLQVAVVDNDAVLLAMTVRMFDRNEIYADGFRSARELLEGMRTRRYDLILTDIVMPGMSGFGLLELLRSSNLPAAKAVPVVAMTARAERSEEEFIRAGFAGCLFKPFSRAELATVVSRCTAGQATEQTAVADFSMLLTNEQDKREMFALLVRETRKNMEALAAASEHCDTEALAALLHHLSPLWEALRIDSALLELRSALSSDNPSCDTLRSIADRIADTGKRLVEQIEAELKEGGYA from the coding sequence ATGAATAACCCATTACTGACTATACGAATAAAGATCATCGCAGGCTACGTTTCGCTTGTCCTGCTGTTCTTGGTTGTCCTCTATCTCGCCTACCGGGAAAAGGATAGTATGGCAGTAATGGATGCACAAGTGGAAAGATTGCTGGCACAACATCGCCAAACCGAAGCGATAGCCGTCGAAATTCTCGACCTTTCACTTTTGGGCGAGCAGCTTATCACGTGGGAGGATGAAGAAATAACCCGTTATCGCGCCCAAAAGGATACGGTGGCTGTACACTTGGAGCAGCTCAAATCGCAATCCCAATCCAACGAACAGCAGGAACGGATAGATGCCGTTCTTTCTCTGTTGGATGTCAAAGAAATGCACATGCTTTCCATGTTGGAAAGCTGGCACACACTCAAAAGGGTGTCGAATACCCTTATCCGGGAACGTCTGCCCGGCCTTATTCGGCAAACGCGCCGACAGCAGGAACAGTTACAGACAGCCTATGAAGAAGAGCTTAAAAAGAGCGGCGGACTGCGAGGTTTGTTCCGAAACCGGAAGAAAGCCGGGAACCGGAGTAAAGAACGCAGCGAGGAAATTTTGCAGCAAAACGAAATGCAGACGACCGCCTCGCTGCGTTCTTTAGCTTCGGAAATAGACCGGAGGCAATCGGCACAAACGGAGCGTCTGTTTGCACTCGTCGATAGTCTGGGCGATAAGAACCGTTATCTCAACCGTGAGATCAGCCGCCTGATTTCCGAGTTCAGCCGTACCGACCTTAAATTGAAAGAGGAGGCAACAACGGCCTGTCTGCTGGGGCGCGAGCGTATCATTCGGACAATCTCTGTGTTGAGTATGGCGGCCTTTGCGTTTGCCTTTCTTTTCTATTATTTGCTTCATCGGGATTTGCGGGAAAGGCTTCAAAACAGGAGGCGGCTGGAACGTACCATACGGGAAAACGAAGAGCTGCTCTCCGCCCGCAAAAATATGATGCTCACCATCAGCCACGACCTGCGTGCGCCTTTGGCCGCTATCAGCGGCTATGCGGAGCTGCTGCCGGACGAACGACACAAGGAGAACCGCCGCCGTTACAGCGACGCCATCCTGCAATCGTCCGAACGGATGCTCGGTCTTTTGAATACGCTGCTGGGCTTCTACCGTCTGGAAACAGGCAAGGAGCAGCCGGAAAACAAGCCGTTCCGCCTGCAACCTCTGGCGGACATCCTGACGGGCGAATATGCCCCGCTTGCCGCGAAAAAACAGTTGGCGTTCTCGACGGACTACGACGGCGGCGACATCGTCGTTACGGGAGATCGGGAACGGACGCTGGAAATCATCGCCAACCTGCTCTCCAATGCGGTCAAGTTCACCGCACAGGGTTCGGTGCGCCTGAATATGCACTACGCCTCCGACGAGCTTACGGTAACGGTCGAAGATACGGGCGCAGGAATGACCGAAGCGGAAACGGAGGCCATCTTCCAGCCTTTCGAGCGGCTCGACAAATCGGAGGTGCAGGGCTTCGGGCTGGGACTGTCCATCACGCTGGCGCTGGTCAGTCTGCTGAACGGCACGCTGGAGGTTGCGAGCAGTCCCGGCAAAGGGAGCCGTTTCACCGTCCGCCTGCCGCTTCCGCTCTGCAAGGACACGGGCGACGCTTCGCAGACGCCATCGGCGCTGCCGTGCGTCCGGCATTTGCAGGTTGCCGTCGTGGATAACGACGCCGTACTGCTGGCCATGACGGTACGCATGTTCGACCGGAACGAGATCTACGCCGACGGCTTCCGCAGCGCCCGCGAGCTGCTGGAGGGGATGCGTACCCGCCGTTACGATTTGATCCTGACGGATATTGTCATGCCCGGAATGAGCGGCTTCGGGTTGCTGGAGCTGCTGCGCTCCTCGAACCTCCCGGCGGCGAAAGCCGTTCCCGTCGTGGCGATGACCGCCCGTGCGGAACGCAGCGAGGAGGAGTTCATCCGCGCCGGATTCGCCGGATGCCTTTTCAAACCGTTCTCGCGTGCGGAGCTGGCGACAGTGGTATCGCGCTGCACCGCAGGGCAGGCGACGGAACAGACTGCTGTGGCCGACTTCTCGATGCTTCTGACCAACGAGCAGGACAAACGGGAAATGTTCGCGCTGCTGGTTCGGGAAACGCGGAAGAACATGGAAGCGCTTGCAGCGGCTTCGGAGCATTGCGACACCGAAGCCCTCGCCGCACTGCTGCACCACCTCTCGCCGCTTTGGGAGGCGTTACGGATCGACAGTGCGCTGCTCGAACTGCGCAGCGCCTTATCCTCGGACAATCCGTCGTGCGACACGCTCCGCAGCATCGCCGACCGGATTGCCGACACGGGCAAACGGCTGGTCGAACAAATCGAAGCGGAGTTGAAGGAGGGCGGCTATGCGTAA
- a CDS encoding radical SAM protein: MIVAEKETKSLLTATKIGQYAINPYIGCPHGCKYCYASFMKRFTNHPEPWGEFLDVKRCAKKIDLKKISGKNVFMSTATDPYNPFEAQYGITRSILEQLVNSDCYLQISTKNKLILRDLDLLKRIKHLCVAMSVNTTDERFRADMDSGSTIGERFDTLRRFHEEGIYTILFMSPIFIGITDWQAIIERSSNFIDEYWFEDLNLRGGYKPVIMQYVHDNYPALYPMYEKIYTKYVRAELIANDQAICNYCDTHGVNYGAYFHHEEVIENSKNSLLGKINNQ; this comes from the coding sequence ATGATTGTAGCGGAAAAAGAAACGAAAAGCCTGCTGACAGCCACCAAAATCGGTCAGTATGCCATCAATCCATATATAGGTTGCCCTCACGGTTGCAAGTATTGTTATGCCTCGTTCATGAAGCGGTTTACGAATCATCCGGAACCGTGGGGTGAGTTTCTGGATGTGAAAAGATGCGCTAAGAAAATAGACCTCAAGAAAATATCAGGTAAAAATGTGTTCATGAGTACGGCTACCGATCCATATAACCCTTTTGAAGCGCAATACGGTATTACCCGTTCCATACTGGAGCAGTTGGTAAATAGCGATTGTTATCTACAGATTTCGACCAAAAACAAACTGATATTGCGCGACCTCGACCTGCTTAAACGCATAAAGCATCTGTGTGTAGCGATGTCGGTCAATACTACCGATGAACGATTCAGAGCGGATATGGATTCGGGCAGTACGATTGGGGAGCGTTTCGATACCTTGCGCAGATTTCACGAAGAAGGAATCTATACAATTCTGTTTATGTCTCCCATTTTTATCGGAATCACGGATTGGCAAGCCATTATCGAACGCAGCAGTAACTTTATCGACGAGTATTGGTTCGAGGATTTGAATTTACGTGGCGGATACAAGCCTGTTATCATGCAGTATGTACACGACAATTATCCTGCTCTTTATCCCATGTATGAGAAAATATACACGAAGTACGTCCGTGCAGAGTTAATTGCCAACGACCAAGCTATCTGTAATTATTGTGACACACACGGTGTGAATTACGGCGCTTATTTTCATCATGAAGAAGTTATCGAAAATAGCAAAAATTCATTATTAGGTAAAATCAACAATCAATAA